Genomic window (Chryseobacterium sp. H1D6B):
ATGGTGGTTATTTAATTAAGTATCTAATTTAAGATTTTATAAGCCTGGAATACCCAGATCAAATGCTTTTTAATTTAAAAGCTTGGATTCACAGGTTAGTCTTCTTCAAATTTTCTAAGGATTTCTATGGCTTTGTCCGCATCTTTTTGATCTACGAAAATATGATCATGGAAATATGCAGCAACAACGTTACAGCTGATTCCTTCCTTGCTTAATGCATTTGAAAACGCAGCAGTAAGACCTACAGCCTCTAAAGAAGAATGAACTTTTAAAGTGATCCAGGAAGAAATGTAGGAATATTTCAATCCCAAATGATCTGCCTCTTCCTGTCTTAAAACTATTGTTTGACCCTCATCTTCTTTGAAAAAAAATAAAATTTTATCTAAAGAAATGCTGTTAAGATTATTCATATTG
Coding sequences:
- a CDS encoding ACT domain-containing protein yields the protein MEGEKNLAVLLKTMKPVLNEGRFVFCNMNNLNSISLDKILFFFKEDEGQTIVLRQEEADHLGLKYSYISSWITLKVHSSLEAVGLTAAFSNALSKEGISCNVVAAYFHDHIFVDQKDADKAIEILRKFEED